The DNA segment aaaagataCCCTCAAATGCAAAACAATATTGCGATGATACTGAACTTGATTCAATTAAGTACAAACTATCCCATATACAGAAAGTATACAAGTTGACAAAAGATAATGAATGCCAGTCATTGATAAAGTGGTTCAACATTAAGAAGCGTGATGATTCATATGAAATCCAATACACAATATGTTTTTTACCTGTAGTGTCATTAAAGAATTTCCATAGATTGTCAGGGTACATATCGAAATTATCTATTGGCAAGACGTTCCAATTTCTGGTCATTTAtttagaaattttaaaaattcagaCAAAGTACGATATTGAAAGAATCTTGAATACTATAAAAAGCAATGATTACTCAAGTCTAGAAGACAATGATATTGCTGAGTGGATATCtgtattaataatgataatatttgaaatcgGAAGACGTAAAAATGTTCTGCCCATGGAATCGATGGATCTAGTATGGCTTATCGATCAATATGATATCGATGCACTGTTCTATAATGTTATCATGaatgaaaacaaaataatcGAATGTAGAACTCTAACCGATCAGATATGGACTTTTGAAAAGATTCTAAGTGTCGTTTCAGATACTCTACAGTTATCGATTAATTCAACTGCTTCTATAGAAAATGATCTCAGATATAGTGGAATCATAGAGGAAGATGAGGATGTCTGGtatatagttaaataaaaaactaGCGTgcatataattaataaatcatacCATATTTTAAGGTTGCTTATAACAATAGTAAACTACTTATATGTATGTGTTGGAAAATAGGTCATTAGACGGATGCTTTTTTGggaatattatttctttgttgGTTCATAAGTTTTGAGTCCATgtatatttgataaaatattattttggaGATTTAggtttttaataatatttttttctaaaCTAGAATTTTGCATTTTCTTAAAGTTATTCATGCTTGACATATCAGAGTTTAACATTAACAATTgatcaatatttttcttgacATTTTTGTCAGGCAATTCTGTTTCAGTGACCAAGTGattcaatttatcaattgttGAAAAGTTCTTAAGTAGTCTTGGCATTTCTTTTTGTAGTATTGAGCTTTCACCCAGACGAGAAATTGGCGAAGATAATGACACTTCCGTTATTTCTGATGACGACAGTCTTCTATGAGTTCTAAACTGtgaagaatatttttcatgtttaccattttcaaataaaccattttcaaaatgagCAATATTTTCTGATAAAGAAGGTGTTAATGTGGACGGATCTgaatgaattgaatttgTTTCTATTGATAAACTTTCGACTCCAAAACTATCAGTGAATCTTTCTCTTTGCAAAATTAGTTGAATATCTAATAACAAGCAAGTAAAATTAGACATGTCATAGTATTcttgaatttgaattaaagaTGGCACGtaataattgtatttatcATCCAAATCAATTTCTCCTCCTCTGGTGATAccattatcaatatttgtaatttctGCAGTAAGCTCCAAAAGaaaatcttcaaaataCTCTAAAAACGATTCAATTGTTCTCATAACACTATTCCCATAACCATCACGTTCATTAGATtccaatatatatttctttaataataacaactCATTATTCATAATTGTagattttgttttaataaataataaggTGAAATAGAacttcattaaatttaaattcttaCATAAATATTTCCAGATTTCATACAGTAGCATTACATTAGAatcattcaaaaaaatcgATATATCTTTTAAGTTATCAGTTctttgtaaaatatatgtTTTTATCAGACTTAGTTTATCGAAAGAATTTTCCAAAGTATTTAGACAAGATGCAATTGTTGTGATACTGTGACACTTATCTTTACCTTTTATCAGCTCATTATTTTGTTCGATAATACTAAATACAGTATTGAAATGactttcttctttcttattCAAATCCAAATGTCTAAAATGAATCTTGTTTTTAAACTTCATCAAACTTGttaattgtaatttcttcaaGTAAGAAATCTTCTCGAGATACAAAATTACAACGTCAATATCCATCCTTAGTAATGCAAACAAACTCAATGTTATGCTCACCCAATTAATGTTTCTCTTTACTGACCAAGTACGACAGGGAAACATCTATATGCGAAATTcttacatatataaacatatatctaaacaaatataaataataacaagTCTTGTCGAAACTTACTGTATTGTTATAACAACATAACTTTTCCGATGAGGGGTGGGGGGGCTTGAAAATTGACAACAAATCAAGAGCGATCCACGAGCAACAAATAAGATCCAGCAACTATGCCTCTTTTGCATCAATGTTGCTGCACACCGGAACAATCAACCTTTTATCGTAATGAAGTACTCGATCTAAACATTACGAAAGTTGTTTAACATCCAAATTAAAGACACCGATCTACATTCTCCATTGACATTACAGATCTGAACATCGGGGAGAAAACAACGTATATGTCTTTAACTTACTCACTTACATACTTGACAAACCCCACGCTAATAAACGGAAAAACAACATATCATTATCTACACTACAGTCAACTATTTTCTTAGAATCCAATTACTTCTATCAAGTTCACATACATGCAACAACGACCTATACAAAAGTATCTCTTGCATCGTTTCATAAACAACGCCCAAGAGTAGGTAGTCATCttgttttaaaaacataaaCTCTCTCTGTACATTCAATTGAGTATAAAGTAAAAGTCTCGAATGGTTCGATTTAACCATTCATTCTGTTTCTCTTTAACATAAAAAACACATCCACCAGCCCAACTGTCTCTCTCTATTAGTTTACTCATTTCATTACATTTATATTCCATCGACATCgttcaatttttcacttcGTAGTTTAATTCAGAATACCGGATGTTGCGATGATGcaaaaatgtttttgaaattttaatgtaGAACAAGGACAGTCTAGAATTTCAATGATATGGATAGAAAAATGAGtcagtatatatatatatatatgtatttgttttaatagGCAGTCAGTATCGTCTATTAGAACACCTGGCGTAAGGGGGAAGTACtggaaaataaagaaataatagATAACTATTCCTTACAATGGATGCGTCTTCTTGGGAGTCCCATGACAATAATGGGGTTTCTGCTAagttatcaaaaaatgaatttgttACAACCATATTTagtgataataaaaatattgacgATAAATATGAGCATGCTGAGTCTTTGACAGATTATACAAAAACAGAgaatagaaatatttttcaaagagTTATTGATTCTTTTAAACCGCCTGCTAACGGTTCTTTCCACACAAGTAATTTGAAACGGTCATTGAAATCGAGACATCTGATCATGATTGCTATTGGGGGGTCCATTGGTACAGGTTTATTTATTGGTTCTGGTCAAGCTCTGGCGAATGGTGGCCCATT comes from the Tetrapisispora phaffii CBS 4417 chromosome 1, complete genome genome and includes:
- the ATG14 gene encoding Atg14p (similar to Saccharomyces cerevisiae ATG14 (YBR128C); ancestral locus Anc_3.389) encodes the protein MDTICLICNNKKEMMYCSHCLNTSPNLFMPLKMKLLLLKEENELLKQRVDNILNYAIDRHQDQNIDGNNDKIFQTNTDIEQKILSQQLEKIDILKMKMKNNRIKIRIKQISERIYNRAKLLKEKETNYLKKIPSNAKQYCDDTELDSIKYKLSHIQKVYKLTKDNECQSLIKWFNIKKRDDSYEIQYTICFLPVVSLKNFHRLSGYISKLSIGKTFQFLVIYLEILKIQTKYDIERILNTIKSNDYSSLEDNDIAEWISVLIMIIFEIGRRKNVLPMESMDLVWLIDQYDIDALFYNVIMNENKIIECRTLTDQIWTFEKILSVVSDTLQLSINSTASIENDLRYSGIIEEDEDVWYIVK
- the MDM36 gene encoding Mdm36p (similar to Saccharomyces cerevisiae MDM36 (YPR083W); ancestral locus Anc_3.387), producing MFPCRTWSVKRNINWVSITLSLFALLRMDIDVVILYLEKISYLKKLQLTSLMKFKNKIHFRHLDLNKKEESHFNTVFSIIEQNNELIKGKDKCHSITTIASCLNTLENSFDKLSLIKTYILQRTDNLKDISIFLNDSNVMLLYEIWKYLCKNLNLMKFYFTLLFIKTKSTIMNNELLLLKKYILESNERDGYGNSVMRTIESFLEYFEDFLLELTAEITNIDNGITRGGEIDLDDKYNYYVPSLIQIQEYYDMSNFTCLLLDIQLILQRERFTDSFGVESLSIETNSIHSDPSTLTPSLSENIAHFENGLFENGKHEKYSSQFRTHRRLSSSEITEVSLSSPISRLGESSILQKEMPRLLKNFSTIDKLNHLVTETELPDKNVKKNIDQLLMLNSDMSSMNNFKKMQNSSLEKNIIKNLNLQNNILSNIHGLKTYEPTKK